In the Gemmobacter fulvus genome, one interval contains:
- a CDS encoding ABC transporter permease, with protein sequence MPPEALLPPAFGTAAEAPAVPPPVGAAPKRVQTRPFATGRTIIALILREMSTRYGRSPGGYLWALLEPLGAVALMALAFSLLMRHPALGTSFLLFYATGHLPFTLYQSVMNVVARSLNYSRPLLMYPAVTWLDAVIARFLLNTLTGMMVSYILLTAIISLTDTGAVLQIGPILMAALMAAALGLGVGCLNCVLNGLFPTWEMIWSIATRPLFLASGVLILYEDMPRVLQDILWYNPLLHVTGEMRRGFYPMYSADYVSPVYVFLIALTCIAAGLVFLSRYHRTILNDG encoded by the coding sequence ATGCCCCCCGAGGCCCTGCTGCCCCCCGCCTTTGGCACGGCTGCCGAAGCGCCTGCCGTGCCACCGCCGGTCGGGGCCGCACCCAAGCGCGTGCAGACCCGGCCCTTTGCCACCGGTCGCACCATCATCGCCTTGATCCTGCGGGAAATGTCGACGCGCTATGGCCGCTCGCCGGGCGGTTATCTCTGGGCGCTGCTGGAGCCTCTGGGCGCGGTGGCGCTGATGGCGCTGGCCTTTTCGCTGCTGATGCGCCACCCCGCACTCGGCACCAGCTTCCTGCTGTTCTATGCCACCGGGCACCTGCCCTTCACACTCTATCAAAGTGTGATGAATGTGGTGGCGCGCAGTCTCAATTATTCGCGGCCGCTGCTGATGTATCCGGCGGTGACCTGGCTCGATGCGGTGATTGCGCGGTTTCTGCTCAATACCCTCACCGGCATGATGGTCAGTTATATCCTGCTGACCGCGATCATCAGCCTGACCGATACCGGGGCGGTGTTGCAGATCGGGCCGATCCTGATGGCGGCGCTGATGGCGGCGGCGCTGGGACTGGGCGTGGGCTGCCTGAACTGCGTGCTGAACGGGCTGTTTCCCACCTGGGAGATGATCTGGTCCATCGCCACACGACCGCTGTTTCTCGCCTCGGGCGTGCTGATCCTCTATGAGGATATGCCCCGCGTCCTGCAGGACATCCTGTGGTACAACCCGCTGCTGCATGTCACCGGCGAGATGCGGCGCGGCTTCTATCCGATGTACAGCGCCGATTATGTCAGCCCAGTCTATGTCTTCCTGATCGCGCTGACCTGTATCGCGGCGGGGCTGGTGTTTCTGAGCCGGTATCACCGCACCATTCTGAACGACGGCTGA